From the genome of Halococcus salsus, one region includes:
- a CDS encoding helix-hairpin-helix domain-containing protein, with translation MSENAADLKQGDSDGGVEQPTNDSLPGQIARLPGVRSLPVVGAGRPESSEDHIPLQDAVRGEYAIRREDGAYLGVIEVEPANMATADDSEWEAQVERLSSVLMSNTNGSVQIYSPMRSVDYGDRHETYREQSQERQLTGDTTNSKVLADIAQERANNVSLHEQTTLSRTHYVVVSVSELDTTAQFTEDRGGLATVPIIGSLKKKREASQQKNKGAHARAMCDKLTTRVERMASAIRNMEGVSATPLSSTKATQVIADHYGREDAFAYDDYTSLVRQAPLVYGDEDDPEYPIAHEHEQVEGYAADGRTVADGGAKARNYPPGVASPSRTTADVVHNEPDALSDHYKSLISAKFDTTDPGHVRIDDRTLASTIAVRNWPRVPTYGMFSHILASSTPGVEVILSVQSERDETDDMDQKVLSLEQKWEKAEEKGSFTKERDRQKYETAKDINQTRKAPNKAMFKVAAYITVKSDVTSAPSDMDPIEWHNDTVASVKRRLQEKPANAGGVRVDHNQMNGLHSSAPIAKDVICETALMKDMGLASVYPWHAKNLTDPNGVVIGKHRERDEPTVLDIYNRPTGYNIGIFGTIGSGKTTSLKQLLTRRKLRNPETTVVVIDPLQDFAGLTKLFGGKRIVIGGDTAINPFHIEPTPESVLRDIGREIPFKTAMRQSKAFVETYYQLEGMNYEDRKGTWEKAIKLAYEWAGITEDPETHDRKSPTVMTAIWFIRDMARNPGEYVSDALEDSEAAKRDREQTAVKILNNDIEPLLEGGEYHNLTQQTDITDIEDTGFLYLDLQQYDSDREAGGLMMQLLISQVYEQAKTSVHPTVTAFDEAHYMFSNTADLRFLRQIVRHSRHYDLSMIFSTQQMGDFFEEREDEGETVKESAKDIIDNTSMTLFHYLKEMNSTWGKAFDLSDTEQEFIKDAEPGEREIGYAEALLQVDREGCFPLRVEMDEDVNPREFALYRYDPQKHGEDMAAYLRHHDDVCDWRWANDSGFRPEMEPPDQGVKESETGDEKAGTPSNVELSEDNEHVSEDANEGGIRSAEEVIAQAGAEERKQSDKPTDELTLGDIHGSIDAQTADSLQSAGFGSVEAVYEADNSALAAVKGLDATKAAFIQRNAARTLGWSEDLIEDPANAETNECRQEEGESSDENSTREAKDDVQPTLTDIKHVGADRATTLREAGFESVSDVASSESDDLTAVEGVGLTRAEQFVDSASDLLAGRLAKDKMATDESNSE, from the coding sequence TCGGTCGACTACGGCGACCGGCACGAAACCTATCGAGAGCAATCCCAGGAGCGGCAACTCACCGGCGACACGACCAACAGCAAGGTCCTCGCCGACATCGCTCAGGAACGCGCGAACAACGTCAGTTTGCACGAACAAACCACGCTCTCGCGCACTCACTACGTCGTCGTCTCGGTTTCGGAGCTGGATACGACTGCCCAGTTCACCGAAGACCGCGGTGGCCTGGCGACCGTGCCCATCATCGGGTCGCTGAAGAAAAAGCGCGAAGCCAGCCAACAGAAAAACAAGGGTGCTCACGCACGGGCGATGTGCGACAAACTCACCACGCGTGTCGAGCGGATGGCGTCGGCGATTCGTAACATGGAGGGCGTGAGTGCGACACCGCTCTCCTCGACAAAGGCGACGCAGGTCATCGCCGATCACTACGGCCGCGAGGATGCCTTCGCCTATGACGACTACACCAGCCTCGTTCGGCAGGCACCGCTTGTGTACGGCGACGAAGACGACCCTGAGTACCCCATCGCCCATGAGCACGAGCAGGTTGAGGGTTACGCAGCTGACGGGCGAACAGTCGCCGACGGTGGTGCGAAGGCACGGAACTACCCGCCTGGCGTTGCATCACCGTCACGGACGACCGCCGACGTGGTTCACAACGAGCCAGACGCGCTCTCCGATCACTACAAATCGCTCATTTCGGCGAAGTTCGACACGACCGACCCCGGCCATGTTCGCATCGACGACCGGACGCTCGCTAGCACCATCGCCGTTCGGAACTGGCCACGAGTGCCCACCTACGGGATGTTCTCGCACATTTTGGCGTCGTCCACACCCGGTGTCGAGGTCATCCTCTCGGTGCAGTCCGAGCGTGACGAGACTGACGACATGGACCAGAAGGTGCTCTCACTCGAACAGAAGTGGGAGAAAGCGGAGGAGAAAGGCTCGTTCACGAAAGAGCGCGACCGGCAGAAATACGAAACTGCCAAAGACATCAACCAAACCCGGAAAGCGCCGAACAAGGCGATGTTCAAGGTTGCGGCCTATATCACGGTCAAGTCCGACGTTACCTCCGCACCCAGCGACATGGACCCCATCGAGTGGCACAACGATACGGTGGCAAGCGTCAAGCGGAGACTCCAGGAAAAGCCCGCGAACGCTGGCGGTGTCCGAGTGGATCACAACCAGATGAACGGGCTGCACTCGTCGGCCCCGATAGCGAAGGACGTCATCTGTGAGACGGCACTCATGAAGGATATGGGTCTCGCGTCGGTCTATCCGTGGCACGCGAAGAACCTCACCGATCCGAATGGCGTGGTCATTGGCAAGCATCGCGAACGCGACGAACCGACGGTACTGGACATCTACAACCGGCCGACGGGCTACAACATCGGTATCTTCGGGACCATCGGCAGCGGGAAGACGACCTCGCTCAAGCAGCTGCTGACTCGGCGAAAACTCCGAAATCCCGAGACCACCGTCGTCGTCATCGACCCGTTACAGGATTTTGCCGGACTCACCAAACTGTTCGGCGGCAAGCGCATCGTCATCGGCGGGGATACGGCGATCAACCCCTTCCACATCGAGCCAACGCCCGAAAGCGTGCTGCGGGATATCGGCCGCGAGATACCCTTCAAAACGGCAATGCGGCAGTCGAAGGCATTCGTCGAGACCTACTACCAGTTGGAGGGGATGAACTACGAGGATCGCAAAGGCACGTGGGAGAAGGCCATCAAGCTCGCCTACGAGTGGGCCGGCATCACCGAAGACCCCGAGACCCACGACCGCAAGAGTCCGACGGTCATGACCGCCATCTGGTTCATCCGCGACATGGCCCGCAACCCCGGCGAGTACGTCAGTGACGCTCTCGAAGACAGCGAGGCGGCCAAGAGAGACCGCGAGCAGACAGCAGTGAAGATTCTCAACAACGACATCGAGCCGCTGCTTGAGGGCGGCGAATACCACAACCTGACCCAGCAGACCGATATTACGGACATCGAGGATACCGGCTTTCTCTATCTCGACCTCCAGCAGTACGATTCGGACCGCGAGGCAGGTGGGTTGATGATGCAGTTACTGATTTCGCAGGTCTACGAGCAGGCGAAGACATCAGTGCATCCGACCGTGACGGCCTTCGACGAGGCCCACTACATGTTCTCGAACACGGCCGACCTGCGATTCCTTCGCCAGATCGTCCGTCACTCCCGACACTACGACCTCTCGATGATATTCAGCACCCAGCAGATGGGTGACTTCTTCGAAGAGCGTGAAGACGAGGGTGAGACGGTCAAAGAGTCGGCGAAGGACATCATCGACAACACCTCGATGACGCTCTTTCACTACCTGAAAGAGATGAACAGTACGTGGGGCAAGGCGTTCGACCTCAGCGACACCGAGCAGGAATTCATCAAGGACGCCGAGCCGGGCGAGCGGGAGATCGGCTACGCCGAGGCGCTCTTACAGGTCGATCGGGAGGGCTGTTTCCCATTGCGCGTAGAGATGGACGAGGATGTGAATCCGCGTGAGTTCGCTCTCTATCGGTACGATCCGCAGAAACACGGCGAGGATATGGCTGCGTACCTGCGCCATCACGACGACGTGTGCGACTGGCGCTGGGCAAACGATTCGGGCTTTCGACCAGAGATGGAGCCGCCCGATCAGGGCGTCAAGGAGAGCGAGACGGGCGACGAGAAAGCAGGTACACCATCGAACGTGGAACTCTCCGAAGACAATGAGCACGTTTCTGAGGACGCAAACGAGGGCGGTATCAGGAGTGCCGAGGAGGTCATCGCACAGGCTGGCGCGGAGGAGAGAAAGCAGTCCGACAAGCCAACGGACGAGCTTACACTCGGTGACATCCACGGCAGTATCGACGCTCAGACTGCTGACTCACTCCAGAGTGCCGGCTTTGGGAGTGTCGAAGCGGTATACGAGGCTGATAACAGCGCGCTTGCCGCGGTCAAGGGCCTCGATGCGACGAAGGCCGCATTCATCCAACGAAACGCGGCGCGAACGCTCGGCTGGTCCGAGGACCTCATCGAGGACCCAGCAAACGCAGAGACGAACGAGTGCCGGCAAGAAGAGGGTGAATCGAGCGACGAAAATAGCACCAGAGAAGCCAAAGACGACGTTCAGCCCACACTGACGGACATCAAACACGTTGGCGCGGATCGTGCGACCACGCTCCGCGAAGCCGGCTTTGAGTCGGTCAGTGACGTAGCAAGTAGCGAGAGCGATGATCTGACTGCGGTCGAGGGCGTCGGCCTGACGCGCGCCGAGCAATTCGTCGATTCCGCGAGCGACCTTCTCGCCGGGCGACTGGCGAAAGATAAAATGGCTACCGATGAGAGCAACAGCGAATGA